A region of Arabidopsis thaliana chromosome 5, partial sequence DNA encodes the following proteins:
- a CDS encoding Transducin/WD40 repeat-like superfamily protein (Transducin/WD40 repeat-like superfamily protein; CONTAINS InterPro DOMAIN/s: WD40 repeat 2 (InterPro:IPR019782), WD40 repeat, conserved site (InterPro:IPR019775), WD40 repeat (InterPro:IPR001680), WD40 repeat-like-containing domain (InterPro:IPR011046), WD40-repeat-containing domain (InterPro:IPR017986), WD40/YVTN repeat-like-containing domain (InterPro:IPR015943), WD40 repeat, subgroup (InterPro:IPR019781); BEST Arabidopsis thaliana protein match is: Transducin/WD40 repeat-like superfamily protein (TAIR:AT1G10580.1); Has 35333 Blast hits to 34131 proteins in 2444 species: Archae - 798; Bacteria - 22429; Metazoa - 974; Fungi - 991; Plants - 531; Viruses - 0; Other Eukaryotes - 9610 (source: NCBI BLink).), giving the protein MDLICNSYANDSDDEPEPVTNERLTSKIAAAPSIPSKRPYPVPEERQYKPPRRPYPPHGSYSESQTSSSFSIPVPVPVPVPGRYVSKRERSLLASLSTIPTPDQSSDLSQKPYSSPTVLGSISDSDVPRHVLSSVRHRPKGSSLQTEMPSRMSISLTGHTKAVTAIDWSTSHVHLLASAGLDGAVYVWNVWSNDKKKVRAFLHHNAPVKDVKWSKQGLSLLSCGYDCTSRLFDVERGVETQSFKEDEVVGVVKFHPDNCNVFLSGGSKGSLRLWDIRANKFVHEYVRDLGPILDVEFIAGGKQFISSSDVSGRNISENAVIVWDISREVPLSNQVYVEAYTCPCIKRHPQDPVFIAQSHGNYTAIFSTNPPFKLNKYKRFEGHWVAGFPIKCNFSPDGETLASGSSDGSVYMYDYKSTALIKKLKAYEQPCVNVSYHPVLPNVVAACSWNGQVSVFE; this is encoded by the exons ATGGATCTCATCTGCAATTCGTATGCCAATGACTCCGACGACGAACCTGAGCCAGTGACCAATGAGCGATTAACATCTAAAATCGCCGCAGCACCGTCAATTCCTTCTAAGCGTCCATATCCAGTCCCGGAGGAGCGACAATACAAACCACCGCGTAGACCGTATCCTCCACACGGTTCCTATTCGGAATCTCAAACCAGCTCGTCGTTTTCAATACCGGTTCCGGTTCCGGTTCCGGTTCCAGGCCGGTACGTAtccaagagagagagatcactTCTAGCCTCCCTTTCAACGATTCCGACTCCAGATCAAAGTTCCGATTTGAGTCAGAAACCTTATAGCTCTCCTACTG TTCTTGGGAGCATCTCAGATTCTGATGTACCTCGCCATGTTCTATCTTCGGTTAGACATAGACCAAAAGGATCCTCGTTGCAAACCGAAATGCCTAGTAGAATGTCGATTTCGTTAACCGGCCATACAAAGGCTGTTACTGCTATTGATTGGTCTACAAGTCATG TTCATCTTCTTGCTTCTGCGGGGCTTGATGGTGCTGTTTACGTGTGGAATGTGTGGAGTAATGATAAGAAGAAAGTACGGGCTTTTCTCCATCATAATGCACCGGTTAAAGATGTGAAGTGGTCAAAGCAAGGGTTATCGTTGCTTTCTTGTGGATATGACTGCACGTCGAGACTGTTTGATGTTGAAAGAGGGGTAGAGACACAATCTTTCAAGGAGGATGAAGTTGTTGGAGTTGTTAAGTTTCATCCAGATAATTGTAACGTGTTTCTTTCTGGTGGATCAAAGGGAAGTCTTAGATTATGGGACATTAGAGCCAATAAATTCGTGCATGAATATGTTAGAGATCTTGGGCCAATTCTTGATGTTGAGTTTATCGCGGGTGGGAAGCAGTTTATCTCGTCAAGTGATGTTTCTGGCAGAAATATAAGTGAGAATGCTGTTATAGTTTGGGATATTTCGAGAGAGGTTCCTTTATCTAATCAG GTCTATGTAGAAGCATACACATGCCCTTGCATCAAACGTCACCCGCAAGACCCAGTCTTCATCGCGCAATCACACGGGAACTACACAGCAATCTTCTCAACAAACCCACCTTTCAAACTCAACAAATACAAGAGATTCGAAGGTCACTGGGTTGCAGGTTTCCCAATCAAATGCAACTTCAGCCCGGATGGAGAAACCTTAGCCTCTGGCTCATCTGACGGTTCTGTATACATGTACGACTACAAATCCACTGCGCTCATTAAGAAGCTCAAAGCTTATGAACAGCCCTGCGTTAATGTGTCATACCACCCCGTTTTACCTAACGTGGTCGCGGCTTGTAGCTGGAATGGACAAGTCTCTGTTTTTGAGTGA
- a CDS encoding hypothetical protein (DUF295) (Protein of unknown function (DUF295); FUNCTIONS IN: molecular_function unknown; INVOLVED IN: biological_process unknown; LOCATED IN: mitochondrion; CONTAINS InterPro DOMAIN/s: Protein of unknown function DUF295 (InterPro:IPR005174); BEST Arabidopsis thaliana protein match is: Protein of unknown function (DUF295) (TAIR:AT5G54560.1); Has 1807 Blast hits to 1807 proteins in 277 species: Archae - 0; Bacteria - 0; Metazoa - 736; Fungi - 347; Plants - 385; Viruses - 0; Other Eukaryotes - 339 (source: NCBI BLink).), translated as MSLLLSRLSRLRLGKPASVRSSVLILSNGFSSSSLQTPPCSIICANPCGAGLGKLVILNANESDYTDLEKKVPMELVDSDPMVTIGASHGWVATLKEDGILRLQDDLNPYASDTNPKRISLPPLVTLPRCQTQIVTNVSMSLPSPEDEDCVVAVKFLGPQLSFCRPAKSNSEWTNIKIANPSFFSSRVMFSKKDEMFRIPGSGGHLIGSWDLRTEDHNPKIQRLRFRNLPELPRAKRELLDSCYRSEHLVESQSTGELFLVKRYKKATTRDTVKMKTQGVMVFKLDEKGNAVYTQDIGDLCIFLSKSEPFCSSSSRFPNYVDIYDVDEVAFACLEYDDPITGVTSTNRAPYHIPPQNID; from the coding sequence ATGTCTTTACTTCTCAGCCGCCTCTCGAGGCTTCGACTTGGGAAACCTGCGTCCGTGAGATCCTCTGTTCTGATTCTCTCTAATGGCTTCTCATCATCCTCGCTGCAAACTCCTCCGTGTTCCATCATCTGCGCCAATCCTTGTGGAGCGGGTCTCGGAAAACTCGTGATTTTGAATGCTAATGAGAGTGATTACACTGATTTGGAAAAGAAGGTGCCGATGGAGTTGGTAGATAGTGATCCAATGGTGACGATAGGGGCATCTCATGGCTGGGTAGCTACTTTGAAGGAGGACGGAATATTGCGTCTCCAAGACGATCTAAACCCTTATGCATCAGATACAAACCCTAAACGCATCTCTCTGCCTCCTCTTGTAACTCTGCCTCGTTGCCAAACTCAAATCGTTACCAATGTGTCAATGTCCTTACCTTCTCCTGAGGATGAGGACTGTGTTGTGGCTGTCAAGTTCTTGGGGCCTCAACTCAGCTTTTGCAGACCGGCTAAAAGCAACTCCGAGTGGACCAACATCAAGATCGCAAACCCTAGCTTCTTCTCCTCACGTGTCATGTTTTCTAAGAAAGATGAGATGTTTCGTATTCCTGGGTCTGGAGGCCACCTCATCGGATCATGGGATCTCCGCACAGAGGATCACAATCCCAAGATTCAGAGGCTGCGATTCCGAAACCTTCCCGAGCTGCCTAGGGCCAAGCGGGAGCTTCTAGATTCGTGCTACAGGAGTGAACATTTGGTGGAGTCTCAATCCACTGGTGAACTTTTCTTGGTAAAGCGGTACAAGAAGGCCACCACCAGAGATAcggtaaaaatgaaaacacaagGTGTAATGGTGTTCAAGCTAGACGAAAAAGGAAACGCTGTGTACACTCAAGACATTGGAGATCTTTGCATTTTTCTCTCAAAGTCTGAACCTTTTTGTTCTAGCAGCTCCAGGTTCCCTAACTACGTTGATATATATGATGTCGACGAAGTAGCATTTGCCTGTCTGGAGTATGATGACCCTATCACTGGTGTAACTAGTACAAACAGGGCACCTTACCATATTCCACCTCAAAATATAGACTAG
- a CDS encoding hypothetical protein (DUF295) (Protein of unknown function (DUF295); CONTAINS InterPro DOMAIN/s: Protein of unknown function DUF295 (InterPro:IPR005174); BEST Arabidopsis thaliana protein match is: Protein of unknown function (DUF295) (TAIR:AT5G54550.1); Has 1807 Blast hits to 1807 proteins in 277 species: Archae - 0; Bacteria - 0; Metazoa - 736; Fungi - 347; Plants - 385; Viruses - 0; Other Eukaryotes - 339 (source: NCBI BLink).), whose amino-acid sequence MSLLLSRLSKIALGKPASVRSSLVLILSNGFSSSALQTHPCRIMTARPCGEDLGKLMIMENATDCKVTLLEKKVPMELVYVDEIITVGSSHGWVASLKDDGILRLQDDLNPYASYTDPKRISLPPFVTLPRCQTQIVTNVAMSSSCPEDENCVVAVKFLGPQLSFCRPAQSNSEWTNIKIASPSFFSSDVMYSKKDDMFRIPGSGGHLIGSWDPRTEDHNPKIQRLRFRNLPELPRAKRELLDSCYRSEHLVESRNTGETFLVKRYKKATTRDTVKMKTKGVMVFKLDEKGNAVYTEDIGDLCIFLSKSKPFCASSSRFPNCVDICDVDELAIASLTFDSINGVTRTNGAPYHIPPQIIV is encoded by the coding sequence ATGTCTCTGCTTCTCAGCCGGCTCTCGAAGATTGCCCTTGGGAAACCTGCGTCCGTAAGATCTTCTCTTGTTCTTATTCTCTCTAATGGCTTCTCATCTTCCGCGCTACAAACCCATCCTTGTCGCATCATGACTGCTCGTCCTTGTGGAGAGGATCTCGGAAAACTTATGATTATGGAGAATGCTACTGATTGTAAAGTCACTCTTTTGGAAAAGAAGGTACCCATGGAGTTGGTGTATGTAGATGAAATTATAACGGTGGGATCATCTCATGGATGGGTAGCTTCTTTGAAGGACGACGGAATATTGCGTCTCCAAGACGATCTAAATCCATATGCATCGTATACAGACCCTAAACGCATCTCTCTGCCTCCTTTTGTAACTTTGCCTCGTTGCCAAACCCAAATTGTTACCAACGTGGCCATGTCCTCCTCTTGTCCTGAGGATGAGAACTGTGTTGTGGCTGTCAAATTCTTGGGTCCTCAACTCAGCTTTTGCAGACCGGCACAAAGTAACTCTGAGTGGACCAACATCAAGATCGCAAGCCCTAGCTTCTTCTCGTCCGATGTCATGTATTCCAAGAAAGATGACATGTTTCGTATTCCCGGATCTGGAGGCCACCTCATCGGATCATGGGATCCCCGCACAGAGGATCACAATCCCAAGATTCAGAGGCTGCGATTCCGAAACCTTCCCGAGCTACCTAGGGCCAAGCGGGAGCTTCTGGATTCGTGTTACAGGAGTGAACACTTGGTGGAGTCAAGAAACACCGGTGAAACTTTCTTGGTAAAGCGGTACAAAAAGGCCACGACCAGAGATAcggtaaaaatgaaaacaaaaggtgTAATGGTGTTCAAGCTAGACGAAAAAGGGAACGCTGTTTACACTGAAGACATTGGAGATCTTTGCATTTTTCTCTCAAAGTCTAAACCTTTCTGTGCTAGCAGCTCCAGGTTCCCTAACTGCGTTGATATATGTGATGTCGACGAATTAGCAATTGCGTCTCTGACGTTTGACTCCATCAATGGTGTAACTCGTACAAACGGGGCACCTTACCATATTCCACCTCAAATTATAGTCTAG
- a CDS encoding serine protease, putative (Protein of unknown function, DUF538) (Protein of unknown function, DUF538; INVOLVED IN: biological_process unknown; LOCATED IN: endomembrane system; EXPRESSED IN: 16 plant structures; EXPRESSED DURING: 6 growth stages; CONTAINS InterPro DOMAIN/s: Protein of unknown function DUF538 (InterPro:IPR007493); BEST Arabidopsis thaliana protein match is: Protein of unknown function, DUF538 (TAIR:AT1G61667.1); Has 418 Blast hits to 418 proteins in 18 species: Archae - 0; Bacteria - 0; Metazoa - 0; Fungi - 0; Plants - 418; Viruses - 0; Other Eukaryotes - 0 (source: NCBI BLink).) codes for MNKLISRMILLLTTLRLSLSLSSPSYPTVHDVLRSEGLPAGLLPQEVDSYILHNDGRLEVFLAAPCYAKFETNVHFEAVVRGNLSYGSLVGVEGLSQKELFLWLQVKDIVVENPNSGVIVFDIGVAFKQLSLSLFEDPPKCKPDGVLKKKMRRDRGFEAQK; via the exons ATGAACAAACTCATCTCCCGTATGATCCTTCTCCTCACCACTCTCCGCCTCTCTTTATCCCTCTCCTCGCCGTCGTACCCAACGGTCCACGACGTTCTCCGATCAGAAGGTCTCCCGGCGGGACTTTTACCTCAAGAGGTTGATTCTTATATTCTTCACAACGACGGTCGTCTCGAGGTTTTCCTCGCGGCGCCGTGTTACGCTAAATTCGAGACGAACGTGCACTTTGAAGCCGTCGTAAGAGGGAATCTGAGCTATGGGAGCCTCGTCGGAGTAGAAGGGCTATCGCAAAAAGAGCTCTTCTTGTGGCTTCAGGTGAAAGATATCGTCGTCGAGAATCCAAATTCCGGCGTCATTGTGTTTGATATCGGCGTTGCTTTTAAACAGCTTTCgctttctctctttgaagACCCTCCCAAGTGTAAACCTGACG gtgttttgaagaaaaagatgagaagagaTAGAGGATTTGAAGCTCAGAAGTAG
- a CDS encoding Uncharacterized conserved protein (UCP012943) (Uncharacterised conserved protein (UCP012943); CONTAINS InterPro DOMAIN/s: Uncharacterised conserved protein UCP012943 (InterPro:IPR016606); Has 1807 Blast hits to 1807 proteins in 277 species: Archae - 0; Bacteria - 0; Metazoa - 736; Fungi - 347; Plants - 385; Viruses - 0; Other Eukaryotes - 339 (source: NCBI BLink).) translates to MGGGRAMATAAKVAGIGVGKGGFKGFGFPPATEQFRVKTAAAAASSKPVSASITSAVHPSVEEDGMIMQRPVWDDWEFAEEEPIPRVVFSKPPSLEEAKEATEDLKEAINLVYMSSPKSSAAMEGSNDGGSVSKMLSGFQSSENRAVESAVPQVALQAFAFLSENTAAQTVVASIASDPKVWDAVMENKDLMKFLQTNKTAVSSQVESDNDDQSERSSTTECEVVETKPMELLEILQDMKLKAVRLMENVSSYFGDLFGLGSVTEDGKDKKQTLFNDPRSLFGLAVVVIFMVVLKRA, encoded by the exons atGGGAGGAGGAAGAGCTATGGCGACGGCGGCGAAGGTTGCTGGAATCGGAGTTGGTAAAGGAGGATTCAAGGGATTTGGATTTCCTCCGGCGACTGAGCAGTTTCGTGTTAAAACCGCGGCGGCTGCGGCGTCGTCTAAACCGGTTTCGGCTTCGATTACATCGGCGGTTCATCCttctgttgaagaagatgggaTGATTATGCAGAGACCGGTTTGGGATGATTGGGAATTTGCTGAAGAAGAACCGATTCCTAGGGTTGTTTTTAGCAAACCTCCTAGtcttgaagaagctaaagaagctACTGAAGATCTTAAAGAAGCAAttaattt GGTGTATATGTCATCTCCAAAGTCGTCTGCTGCTATGGAAGGATCAAATGATGGTGGCTCTGTTTCCAAAATGCTCTCTGGTTTTCAATCTTCTGAGAACAGAGCTGTTGAATCAGCTGTTCCACAAGTTGCTCTTCAAGCATTTGCTTTTCTAAGTGAGAACACTGCTGCGCAG ACTGTTGTTGCTTCCATTGCGAGTGACCCAAAAGTATGGGATGCTGTTATGGAGAATAAGGATCTCATGAAATTTCTTCAGACCAACAAAACCG CTGTTTCCTCTCAAGTTGAATCTGACAATGACGACCAATCTGAACGTTCGAGCACGACTGAGTGTGAAGTCGTGGAAACTAAGCCAATGGAACTCTTAGAGATTCTGCAGGACATGAAGCTAAAAGCTGTTCGGTTGATGGAAAATGTATCTTCCTACTTTGGTGACTTGTTTGGGTTAGGATCAGTTACAGAAGATGGAAAAGACAAGAAGCAGACGTTGTTCAATGACCCTCGTTCTCTGTTTGGATTAGCTGTGGTTGTTATCTTCATGGTAGTTTTAAAACGTGCTTAA